The proteins below are encoded in one region of Juglans microcarpa x Juglans regia isolate MS1-56 chromosome 4D, Jm3101_v1.0, whole genome shotgun sequence:
- the LOC121259529 gene encoding uncharacterized protein LOC121259529 isoform X3, whose amino-acid sequence MEVVSSIASTIVNYTVSPVGKWVSYSFFYKNNIESMEKCIEKLHNAGDRVQHSIDAAIRNGEEIEGDVIKWLTDVEVIIDEARKVLEGKEQAKSRPSNGACLNLKLRHQLSQKAKNIVKVIGELLANGRFDRVSHRLASQKIEISIYMDFITFESRISTVKELLESLGDPNINLIGLWGMPGIGKTTLVREVAKQAKKEKLFDEVAMAVVTHSPDMRRIQGEIADVLDLKFDMETVPGRAIRLQERLRREKKILIILDDLWEKLDLEVIGIPCEGCKIVMISRNQNVLISEMDTQKDIGLKVLPEEEAWSLFEKMVGDSIKDDSFRAIATEVAKECAGLPIALVTVSKALKKKTLYEWKDALRQLRSPSPNFLTRMQSTIYSSIELSYSRLESQEMKSFFLLCAHMGYLIGYLDLLKYCYGLSLFQGISTLEEARNRIYRLVRNLKDSCLLLDCPYSSEHFVMHDVVRDVAMLIASKDDSIFMVRDDGELNKWPDMDALKRCKLLSIFGGEIHDLPNEMECPQLRLFNVNDGKYSGQILETFFERVGELKVLCFTKMQLPSLLSSLHLLRSLQTLCLEHCELGDISVIGELKNLVILSLSGSNVSKVPREVGLLTDIRLLDLSSCSKLELIPPNVLSSLLKLEELYVGNSFIQWDPEGLDNNANLAELKNLSHLTTLEIHIRDASNLPKDIWLTKLERYMILVGNVRWDWFEKHETWFDNCESRFDMCETSRTLKLKLQTNLKSDDGIRMLLKRTENLYLDELKGVGSVVHELDMEGFQQLKHLHIQNNSEIKYIVNSRIPIIVFPALDTFLLKNMSGLEEICRGHLPSTSFGNLRVVKLESCDELKFVFSSSIARGLSLLNELHIRECRIMGAIVLKEEGEIEDKNMIVFPQLRCLALHHLPKLASFFTIKNPFIFDAGEIIPENKLDFYLPILDEQVVFPNLERLELSSADLEDIFHSQHQASSSFRVTYMRTISRFQNLLSLHVQGSSHIKYLLSYSIARFMVQLKDLHVLECKVLEEILLTEDLGGEERSRMVFFPKLKLLCLKNLPILKRFCIGRKIKFPSLEKLQIEYCPNLRTFIFNTPSSGMIANNAMEMQPLFNEEVVFPSLERLEISHMDYLKIIWQNQFAADSFCKLRFLKVEFCEQLVTVFQSNMLTRFGSLETLIIANCGALQEVFDLQSLNFNETHVVIDTQLKELLLSRLPRMKHVWNKDPEPLFRFRNLKQIHAKGCESLKSFFPTSVARFLMQLEKLQIVDCGVEEIVAWDGREAIARFMFPRVTLLNLKVLPRLKWFYPRVHTSEWPMLKDMRVHRCPEVEIFASELSMFQETSQESRRDMISIKQPLFLVDEVAFPSLEALAISYMDNLKIIWHNKLVADSFYNLQKLHVEFCKNILHVFHSNMLKIFQSLKILRITDCGLLQEVFDLQGQDSKEMQAVTVSCLKEMYLVRLPKLRSVWKKHGGNLCSFQDLKVIHAKGCESLESFIPESIVRSLLQLEDLRIIECGVKEIIAGEGARAAVPRFVFPKVTRLNLQGLVELKWFYHGLHTSEWPLLKYMRVDRCQKVHIFASDYTSFQEALQERQHESCIQQPLFLVEEVAFPSLETLVISYMDKLMIIWHNRLVADSFCNLQTLRIRFCEDLLHVFQSNMLRRFQSLEAVHINDCGSLQEVFELQGKNDKERHVETVTQLKELYLIRLPKLKHIWNEDPQGILSFENLQTVFAIGCGNLKSLFPASVAITLVQLKKLRIDSCGVEAIVERGSEAVLRLVFPKVTYLKLRALPNLKWFSSGLHTSEWPLLTELDVSECYQVEIFSSKFWSFQETVQQSQHKTPNSRQPLFVVEEDTFPNLEILRLEHNHTI is encoded by the exons ATGGAGGTAGTTAGTTCTATTGCATCAACAATTGTTAACTACACAGTTTCTCCAGTTGGAAAATGGGTTAGTTATTCGTTTTTCTATAAAAACAACATTGAAAGCATGGAGAAGTGCATAGAGAAGTTGCATAATGCTGGAGATAGGGTGCAACATTCTATTGATGCTGCTATAAGAAACGGTGAAGAAATTGAAGGCGATGTTATCAAGTGGCTAACAGATGTGGAAGTGATTATTGACGAGGCAAGGAAAGTTCTTGAAGGAAAAGAACAAGCAAAGTCAAGGCCTTCGAATGGGGCATGCCTGAACTTGAAGCTAAGGCATCAACTAAGCCAGAAAGCAAAAAACATAGTGAAAGTTATTGGCGAACTCTTGGCGAATGGCAGATTTGATAGAGTTTCCCATCGCCTTGCTTCACAGAAGATAGAGATTTCAATATATATGGATTTCATTACCTTTGAGTCAAGAATTTCAACTGTGAAGGAACTTCTGGAGTCACTGGGAGATCCTAACATCAACCTGATTGGGTTGTGGGGGATGCCTGGGATTGGAAAGACTACACTAGTAAGAGAAGTAGCCAAGCAAGCCAAGAAAGAAAAGTTATTCGATGAGGTGGCTATGGCAGTTGTGACGCATAGCCCAGACATGAGACGAATTCAAGGAGAAATTGCTGATGTGCTAGATTTGAAGTTTGATATGGAGACTGTACCTGGAAGAGCAATTCGTTTGCAGGAGAGgttaagaagagaaaaaaaaatcttgattatCCTAGATGATCTATGGGAGAAACTTGATTTGGAGGTGATTGGAATTCCTTGCGAGGGATGCAAGATAGTAATGATATCTAGGAATCAAAATGTATTAATTAGTGAAATGGACACTCAAAAGGATATTGGACTTAAAGTTTTGCCTGAAGAAGAAGCATGGAGTTTATTTGAGAAGATGGTGGGTGATTCTATTAAGGACGATAGTTTCCGAGCCATAGCAACCGAGGTTGCTAAAGAGTGTGCAGGACTGCCTATTGCACTTGTAACAGTTTCTAAGGCATTAAAGAAAAAGACTTTATATGAATGGAAGGATGCCCTGCGGCAACTTAGAAGTCCCAGTCCAAATTTCCTAACAAGAATGCAATCAACTATATATTCTTCTATAGAGCTGAGTTATAGTCGTCTTGAAAGTCAGGAGATGAAATCCTTCTTTTTGCTTTGTGCTCATATGGGTTACTTAATTGGATATCTGGACTTGTTGAAATATTGTTATGGCCTCAGTTTATTTCAGGGCATCAGTACATTGGAAGAAGCGAGAAATAGAATATATAGACTAGTTCGTAATCTGAAAGACTCTTGTTTGTTGCTAGATTGTCCCTACAGCTCTGAACATTTTGTCATGCACGACGTTGTTCGTGATGTTGCTATGTTAATTGCATCAAAGGACGATAGCATATTTATGGTGAGAGATGATGGTGAGTTAAACAAATGGCCAGACATGGACGCTTTAAAAAGATGCAAATTGCTATCCATTTTTGGTGGAGAAATCCATGACCTTCCTAATGAAATGGAATGTCCACAATTGAGATTATTCAATGTAAACGATGGAAAATATTCTGGGCAAATCCTAGAGACTTTCTTTGAACGGGTGGGAGAGCTCAAAGTTTTATGTTTCACTAAAATGCAACTTCCATCACTTCTTTCATCTCTTCATCTCCTTAGAAGCCTGCAAACATTGTGTCTGGAGCATTGTGAGTTGGGAGACATATCTGTAATTGGAGAGCTCAAGAATTTAGTAATTCTTAGTCTTTCTGGATCCAATGTTTCAAAAGTTCCAAGAGAAGTTGGATTGTTGACTGATATACGGTTGTTGGATTTGAGCAGTTGTTCCAAACTTGAACTAATTCCACCTAATGTCCTATCAAGCTTGTTGAAATTAGAAGAGCTGTATGTGGGAAATAGTTTCATTCAATGGGATCCTGAAGGACTTGACAATAATGCTAACCTTGCTGAACTCAAGAACTTGTCACATCTGACCACTCTAGAGATACATATTCGAGATGCCAGCAATCTGCCAAAAGATATTTGGCTTACAAAGTTAGAAAGATACATGATACTTGTTGGCAATGTACGCTGGGATTGGTTTGAAAAGCATGAAACTTGGTTTGATAATTGTGAAAGCAGGTTTGATATGTGTGAAACCTCCCGAACATTAAAACTCAAGCTCCAAACAAACTTAAAATCAGATGATGGGATTAGAATGCTGTTGAAGAGGACAGAGAATCTCTATTTAGATGAGTTAAAGGGCGTTGGGAGTGTTGTGCATGAATTAGATATGGAAGGTTTTCAACAACTGAAGCATCTCCATATCCAAAATAATTCTGAgattaaatatattgttaacTCCCGGATTCCAATTATTGTTTTTCCTGCCTTGGacacatttcttttgaaaaatatgtctGGTTTAGAAGAAATATGTCGTGGCCATCTTCCCTCAACATCCTTCGGTAATTTGAGAGTCGTAAAATTGGAAAGTTGTGATGAACTAAAATTTGTCTTCTCTTCATCCATAGCCAGGGGCCTTTCACTGCTCAATGAATTGCATATCAGAGAATGCCGCATTATGGGAGCAATAGTTCTGAAAGAAGAAGGTGAAATAGAAGACAAAAATATGATAGTGTTCCCTCAACTGCGTTGCTTGGCACTGCACCATCTTCCAAAGCTTGCAAGCTTCTTCACCATAAAAAATCCATTCATATTCGATGCAGGAGAAATCATTCCAGAGAACAAGCTTGATTTTTACTTGCCAATTCTAGACGAACAG GTTGTGTTCCCCAATCTGGAAAGGTTGGAGCTATCCTCAGCAGACTTGGAAGACATTTTCCACAGCCAACATCAAGCAAGTTCCTCTTTTAGAGTGACATACATGCGCACAATCTCCAGGTTTCAAAATTTGTTGTCCTTGCATGTACAAGGCTCTAGTCATATAAAATACCTACTGTCATACTCTATAGCTAGATTTATGGTGCAACTCAAAGATCTTCACGTACTAGAATGTAAGGTTTTGGAAGAAATACTGCTCACAGAAGATTTAGGAGGAGAGGAAAGAAGTCGTATGGTTTTCTTCCCTAAACTAAAACTTCTCTGCCTAAAAAATCTTCCAATCCTCAAAAGATTCTGTATAGGAAGAAAGATAAAATTTCCATCCTTGGAGAAGCTCCAGATAGAATATTGCCCTAATTTAAGGACATTCATATTCAATACTCCCAGTTCAGGCATGATAGCCAACAATGCAATGGAGATGCAGCCTTTATTCAATGAAGAg GTTGTCTTCCCAAGTTTGGAAAGATTGGAAATCTCCCACATGGATTACTTGAAAATCATCTGGCAAAACCAGTTTGCAGCAGATTCATTTTGCAAGCTACGATTTTTAAAGGTTGAATTTTGTGAACAACTTGTGACTGTTTTTCAATCCAATATGCTGACAAGATTCGGGAGTCTAGAGACACTTATCATTGCTAATTGTGGTGCACTACAAGAAGTATTTGACTTGCAAAGTCTAAATTTTAATGAAACACATGTTGTAATAGACACTCAGTTGAAGGAATTGCTTTTGAGTCGTCTACCCAGAATGAAGCATGTATGGAATAAAGACCCTGAACCACTTTTTCGATTCCgaaacttaaaacaaatacatGCAAAAgggtgtgagagtttgaaaagtttCTTTCCAACCTCGGTGGCTAGATTTCTTATGCAATTAGAGAAGCTTCAGATAGTTGATTGTGGAGTGGAGGAAATTGTTGCGTGGGATGGGAGAGAGGCAATAGCTAGATTCATGTTTCCTCGAGTAACTCTCTTAAATCTGAAGGTGCTACCCAGACTCAAGTGGTTTTACCCAAGAGTGCATACATCGGAATGGCCAATGCTGAAAGATATGCGGGTACATAGATGCCCAGAAGTTGAGATATTTGCTTCTGAACTTTCAATGTTTCAAGAAACTTCTCAAGAGAGCCGACGTGATATGATATCAATTAAACAACCCCTTTTCTTGGTTGATGAG GTTGCATTCCCAAGCTTGGAAGCACTGGCAATTTCCTACATGGATAACCTAAAAATTATATGGCATAACAAGCTCGTTGCAGATTCCTTTTACAATCTTCAAAAGTTGCATgttgaattttgtaaaaatattttgcatgtattTCACTCTAATATGCTCAAAATATTCCAAAGCCTAAAAATTCTAAGGATAACTGATTGTGGTTTGCTACAAGAAGTATTTGACTTGCAAGGCCAAGATTCTAAAGAAATGCAAGCTGTAACAGTTTCTTGTTTGAAAGAAATGTATTTGGTTCGCCTACCAAAATTGAGAAGTGTATGGAAGAAGCATGGCGGAAACCTCTGCAGCTTTCAAGATCTAAAAGTGATACATGCCAAGGGATGTGAGAGTTTGGAAAGTTTCATTCCGGAATCAATTGTTAGGAGTCTCTTACAATTGGAGGATCTTCGGATTATCGAATGTGGGGTGAAGGAAATTATTGCTGGAGAAGGAGCAAGAGCAGCAGTACCAAGGTTTGTTTTCCCTAAAGTAACTCGCTTAAATCTTCAAGGTTTAGTAGAACTCAAGTGGTTCTACCATGGGTTACATACTTCAGAATGGCcattgttaaaatatatgaggGTGGATAGATGTCAAAAAGTACACATCTTTGCTTCTGATTATACGAGCTTCCAAGAAGCACTTCAAGAAAGACAACATGAGAGCTGTATTCAGCAACCACTTTTCTTGGTTGAAGAG GTTGCTTTCCCAAGTTTGGAAACATTGGTAATTTCCTACATGGATAAGTTGATGATCATATGGCACAACCGACTAGTTGCAGATTCCTTTTGCAATCTTCAAACATTGCGTATTCGATTTTGTGAAGATCTTTTGCATGTCTTTCAATCTAATATGCTAAGGAGATTCCAGAGTCTAGAAGCAGTGCATATAAATGATTGTGGTTCACTACAGGAAGTATTTGAACTCCAGGGGAAAAATGATAAAGAGAGGCATGTTGAAACAGTCACCCAATTGAAAGAATTGTATTTGATTCGTCTGCCAAAACTGAAGCACATATGGAATGAAGATCCCCAAGGAATCTTAAGCTTTGAAAATCTGCAGACGGTATTTGCGATAGGATGTGGGAACCTGAAAAGTCTATTTCCAGCCTCTGTGGCTATAACTCTCGTGCAACTGAAGAAACTCAGGATAGATAGTTGTGGAGTTGAGGCAATTGTTGAGAGGGGTAGTGAAGCAGTATTGAGACTTGTGTTTCCTAAAGTAACTTACTTGAAACTCAGAGCATTGCCAAACCTCAAGTGGTTTTCCTCGGGACTGCATACTTCAGAATGGCCATTGTTGACAGAATTGGATGTGTCCGAGTGCTATCAAGTTGagatattttcatcaaaattttggAGCTTTCAAGAAACAGTTCAACAGAGCCAACATAAGACCCCCAATAGCCGACAACCCCTTTTCGTAGTTGAAGAG GATACATTCCCCAACTTGGAGATTTTGAGATTGGAGCACAATCACACCATATG